A stretch of the Erpetoichthys calabaricus chromosome 3, fErpCal1.3, whole genome shotgun sequence genome encodes the following:
- the LOC127527091 gene encoding LOW QUALITY PROTEIN: tigger transposable element-derived protein 6-like (The sequence of the model RefSeq protein was modified relative to this genomic sequence to represent the inferred CDS: inserted 1 base in 1 codon; deleted 1 base in 1 codon), whose amino-acid sequence FEDVQKAVFMSFSNAHSRNIPISGPLIXRKAKSLSISLGHEDFSAIWGWLIRFQYRSGIAAKAICGEESAVPIEKANEWRASEIRKIILDHEPEDIYNDGKTGIFYQLLLHHTLALKGDPCQGGKKSNQRLTALLCCSSTGSHKVIPLINSKSTNPLCFKCVTFRPCKYKTNQRAWMTQDILGNWMRELVKDMKKKRKILLLIDNCAAHSILPQLDNVRVEFLPHNIARLQPLEMGIIHTLKVYYRKEMLRKILISVTCRQEIKINMKEAIEMIANAWMQVKEST is encoded by the exons tttgaagacgtccaaaaagcagtttttatgtcatTCAGtaatgctcattcaagaaacattcctattagtgggccactca caagaaaagcAAAGTCACTGTCTATCTCCTTGGGCCATGAAGATTTTTCTGCCATCTGGGGTTGGCTAATTCGCTTTCAGTATCGTTCAGGAATTGCAGCCAAAGCAATCTGTGGAGAAGAATCTGCAGTTCcaattgaaaaagcaaatgaatggCGTGCAAGTGAAATCAGGAAAATCATTTTAGATCATGAGCCTGAAGACATCTACAATGATGGTAAGACTGGAATCTTCTACCAGCTGCTACTGCATCACACTTTAGCACTCAAAGGTGATCCATgccaaggagga aaaaaatctaaccaAAGGTTGACAGCTCTACTCTGCTGCAGTTCAACTGGCAGCCACAAAGTTATTCCTCTCATCAATAGCAAGTCGACCAATCCTCTGTGTTTTAAGTGCGTTACATTCCGTCCCTGCAAGTATAAAACAAACCAGCGAGCTTGGATGACTCAAGACATTTTGGGAAACTGGATGAGAGAACTTGTCAaggatatgaagaagaaaaggaagattctgcttctgattgataactgtgctgcccacagcatACTTCCACAATTAGACAATGTTCGTGTTGAGTTCCTCCCACACAATATAGCACGGCTTCAGCCATTGGAAATGGGTATTATTCACACCTTGAAAGTTTATTATcgtaaggaaatgctgagaaaaattctcatcagtgtaacttgtagacaggagattaaaattaacatgaaagaagctattgaaatgattgcaaatgcctggatgcaagttaaagaaagcact